Proteins from one Mycolicibacter virginiensis genomic window:
- a CDS encoding SDR family oxidoreductase codes for MGQFDDKVAIVTGSGGGIGQAYAQALAAEGAAVVVADINIDGAKTVADQIVADGGKAIAVRVDVSDLESAQAMADAAVAEFGGIDYLVNNAAIFGGMKLDGLLTVPWDYYENFMRVNLDGALICTRAVYEHMAKRGGGAIVNQSSTAAWVYSNFYGLAKVGVNGLTQQLSRELGWRNIRINAIAPGPIDTEANRVTTPQAIVKQMVQQLPLARMGTPEDLVPMCLFLLSDQASWITGQIFNVDGGQIIRS; via the coding sequence ATGGGTCAATTCGACGACAAGGTGGCTATCGTCACCGGCTCCGGTGGCGGTATCGGGCAGGCCTACGCCCAGGCACTCGCCGCCGAGGGTGCCGCGGTGGTGGTGGCTGACATCAACATCGACGGCGCGAAGACGGTGGCGGATCAGATCGTCGCCGACGGCGGCAAGGCGATCGCGGTGCGCGTCGACGTCTCCGACCTGGAATCGGCGCAGGCCATGGCGGACGCGGCCGTGGCCGAGTTCGGCGGAATCGACTACCTGGTCAACAACGCCGCGATCTTCGGCGGGATGAAGCTCGACGGCCTGCTGACCGTGCCGTGGGACTACTACGAGAACTTCATGCGGGTGAATCTGGACGGCGCACTAATCTGCACGCGGGCGGTCTACGAGCACATGGCCAAGCGGGGCGGCGGCGCGATCGTCAACCAGTCCTCCACTGCGGCATGGGTGTACTCGAACTTCTACGGTCTGGCCAAGGTTGGGGTCAACGGCCTGACCCAGCAGCTCTCCCGCGAACTGGGCTGGCGCAACATCCGGATCAACGCGATCGCACCCGGCCCGATCGACACCGAGGCCAACCGGGTCACCACCCCGCAGGCCATCGTCAAGCAGATGGTCCAGCAGCTGCCGCTGGCCCGGATGGGCACGCCGGAGGATCTCGTCCCGATGTGCCTGTTCCTGCTGTCGGACCAGGCGTCGTGGATCACCGGCCAGATCTTCAACGTCGACGGCGGACAGATCATCCGCTCATAG
- a CDS encoding aldehyde dehydrogenase, with protein MALLADGVSRLLIDGKLTSGGAGGFATINPATEEVLGEAANADAADMDRAIGAARRAFDETDWSTNTELRVRCVRQLRDAMLEHVEELRDLTIADVGAPRMLTAGAQLEGPINDLSFAADTAENYEWTQDLGQASPMGIPTRRSVVREAVGVVGAITPWNFPHQINLAKLGPALAAGNTVVLKPAPDTPWVAAVLGELIAEKTDIPPGVVNIVTSTDHALGATLAKDPRVDLVSFTGSTATGRSVMADAAATIKKVFLELGGKSAFLVLDDADLAAACSVAGFSVCLHAGQGCAITTRLVVPRARYDEAVAIAAGTMGSIKAGDPSKAGTICGPVISARQRDRVQSYLDLAIAEGGTFACGGGRPADQPAGFFIEPTVIAGLTNEARVAREEIFGPVLTVIPHDGDDDAVRIANDSPYGLSATVYGADAERAAGVAARLRAGTVNVNGGVWYSADMPFGGYKQSGNGREMGVAGFEEYLEIKAIATAAN; from the coding sequence ATGGCGCTACTGGCTGACGGCGTGAGCCGGCTGCTTATCGACGGCAAGCTGACCTCGGGCGGAGCCGGCGGCTTCGCCACAATCAACCCGGCCACCGAAGAGGTGCTCGGTGAGGCGGCCAACGCCGACGCCGCCGACATGGATCGCGCGATCGGCGCAGCGCGCCGGGCATTCGACGAGACCGACTGGTCGACCAACACCGAACTGCGGGTGCGCTGCGTACGTCAGTTGCGAGACGCGATGCTCGAGCATGTCGAGGAGCTTCGCGATCTGACGATCGCCGACGTGGGCGCGCCCCGGATGCTGACTGCCGGCGCGCAGCTGGAAGGGCCGATCAACGACCTCAGCTTCGCCGCGGACACCGCCGAAAACTACGAGTGGACACAGGATCTCGGTCAGGCGTCGCCGATGGGTATCCCCACGCGACGCTCGGTGGTGCGCGAGGCGGTGGGCGTCGTCGGCGCCATCACGCCGTGGAACTTCCCGCATCAGATCAACTTGGCCAAGCTGGGTCCGGCGCTGGCCGCAGGCAACACCGTCGTGCTCAAACCCGCACCCGATACTCCGTGGGTCGCCGCGGTGCTCGGAGAGCTGATCGCGGAGAAGACCGACATTCCGCCGGGTGTGGTCAACATCGTCACCTCGACCGACCACGCGCTGGGTGCCACGCTCGCCAAAGACCCACGGGTGGACTTGGTTTCGTTCACCGGATCGACCGCCACCGGCCGCAGCGTGATGGCCGACGCCGCTGCCACCATCAAGAAGGTGTTCCTGGAGTTGGGTGGCAAGTCCGCCTTCCTGGTACTCGACGACGCCGACCTGGCCGCGGCGTGCTCGGTGGCGGGATTCTCGGTCTGCCTGCACGCCGGGCAGGGCTGCGCGATCACCACCCGTCTGGTGGTGCCCCGGGCCCGCTACGACGAGGCGGTCGCCATCGCGGCCGGCACCATGGGCTCGATCAAGGCCGGTGACCCGTCGAAGGCCGGCACCATCTGCGGCCCAGTGATCTCCGCGCGCCAGCGTGACCGGGTGCAGAGCTACCTGGATCTGGCGATCGCCGAGGGCGGCACGTTCGCCTGCGGCGGCGGTCGCCCCGCCGATCAGCCCGCCGGCTTCTTCATCGAGCCCACCGTGATCGCCGGGCTGACCAACGAGGCGCGGGTGGCTCGCGAGGAGATCTTCGGGCCCGTGCTCACCGTGATTCCGCATGACGGCGACGACGACGCGGTGCGCATCGCCAACGACTCGCCCTACGGGTTGTCCGCCACCGTCTATGGCGCCGACGCCGAGCGGGCGGCGGGGGTAGCGGCGCGACTGCGGGCCGGCACCGTCAACGTCAACGGCGGGGTCTGGTACTCCGCGGATATGCCGTTCGGTGGCTACAAGCAGTCCGGCAATGGCCGCGAGATGGGCGTCGCCGGGTTCGAGGAGTACCTGGAAATCAAAGCTATTGCGACAGCAGCGAACTAA
- a CDS encoding TetR/AcrR family transcriptional regulator: MSSESVAAVTSTNAAFPDPATPGATPAPRNRRQEETFRKVLRAGVEMLREKSYADLTVRAVAARAKVAPATAYTYFSSKNHLIAEVYLDLVRQVPYFTDVNEPMPSRVNQALRHLALVVADEPEVAAACTAALLSGNSDPAVRTVRDRIGAEIHRRIVSAFGPDADPQKVSALEMTFFGALVNAGSGAFTYHQITDRLAYVVSLILESGAPR, from the coding sequence GTGTCCAGCGAATCGGTGGCGGCAGTCACATCGACGAACGCTGCCTTTCCCGACCCCGCAACTCCTGGCGCCACACCCGCTCCCCGGAACCGGCGCCAGGAGGAGACCTTCCGCAAGGTGCTGCGCGCGGGCGTCGAAATGCTGCGGGAGAAGTCCTACGCAGACCTGACCGTGCGCGCCGTCGCTGCGCGCGCCAAGGTCGCCCCGGCGACCGCCTACACCTACTTCTCCTCCAAGAACCATCTGATCGCCGAGGTGTATCTGGACCTGGTTCGTCAGGTCCCGTACTTCACCGACGTCAACGAGCCGATGCCGAGTCGGGTCAACCAGGCGCTGCGGCACCTGGCACTGGTGGTCGCCGACGAGCCCGAGGTCGCGGCGGCCTGCACGGCGGCACTGCTCAGCGGCAACAGCGACCCAGCGGTCCGCACGGTGCGCGACCGGATCGGCGCGGAGATCCACCGCCGCATCGTCTCGGCGTTCGGCCCGGACGCGGACCCCCAGAAGGTCTCTGCCCTGGAGATGACCTTCTTCGGCGCTCTGGTCAACGCCGGCAGCGGCGCTTTCACCTACCACCAGATCACCGATCGGCTGGCCTACGTCGTCAGCCTGATCCTCGAATCAGGAGCACCACGATGA
- a CDS encoding cytochrome P450 encodes MSLQTETSKPPVLNPYDYDFHEDPFPYYRRLRDEAPVYRNEELDFWAISRHQDVLHGFRNSEALSNRDGVSLDPVSRGPHAQLVMSFLAMDDPQHLRLRTLVSKGFTPRRIRELEPQVVRLARQHLDSAIQPGSDGTCSFDFINDFAGKLPMDVISELMGVPEADRARIRELADGVLHREDGVTDVPQSAIQASVDLMTYYNAMIADFKKNPADNLTSALLETEVDGDRLGDQEILAFLFLMVIAGNETTTKLLGSSVYWGHRNRDQLTSVFADRSRIPLWVEETLRYDTPSQILARTVAEDYTLHGTTIPADSVVLLLPGSGNRDERVFDDPDAFRIGRDIGSKLLSFGSGAHFCLGAHLARMEARVALDELFSRISDYQVDEANAVRVHSSNVRGFADLPITVKEA; translated from the coding sequence ATGAGCCTGCAGACGGAGACTTCCAAGCCACCGGTCCTCAACCCCTACGACTACGACTTCCACGAGGACCCGTTCCCCTACTACCGGCGGCTGCGCGACGAGGCCCCGGTGTACCGCAACGAAGAGCTCGATTTCTGGGCGATCTCACGTCACCAGGACGTGCTGCACGGGTTCCGCAACAGCGAAGCGCTGTCCAACCGGGACGGGGTATCCCTGGACCCGGTCTCCCGCGGCCCCCACGCCCAGCTGGTGATGTCGTTCTTGGCGATGGACGATCCGCAGCACCTGCGGCTTCGCACCCTGGTGTCCAAGGGCTTCACCCCGCGCCGGATCCGCGAGCTCGAACCCCAGGTGGTTCGGCTGGCGCGCCAGCATCTCGACAGCGCGATCCAGCCCGGCTCCGACGGCACCTGCTCGTTCGACTTCATCAATGACTTCGCCGGCAAGCTGCCGATGGACGTCATCTCCGAGCTGATGGGTGTGCCGGAGGCCGACCGGGCCCGCATCCGGGAGCTCGCCGACGGGGTGCTGCACCGCGAAGACGGGGTGACCGATGTGCCCCAGTCGGCGATCCAGGCGTCGGTAGATCTGATGACCTACTACAACGCGATGATCGCCGACTTCAAGAAGAACCCGGCAGACAACCTCACCTCCGCACTGCTGGAGACCGAGGTCGACGGCGACCGGCTTGGCGACCAGGAGATCCTGGCGTTCTTGTTCTTGATGGTGATCGCCGGCAACGAGACCACCACCAAGCTGCTCGGCAGCTCCGTCTACTGGGGCCATCGCAACCGCGACCAGCTGACGTCGGTGTTCGCCGACCGCTCCCGGATCCCGCTGTGGGTCGAGGAGACCCTGCGCTACGACACCCCGAGCCAGATCCTGGCCCGCACCGTCGCGGAGGACTACACGCTGCACGGCACCACCATTCCGGCCGACTCGGTGGTGCTGTTGTTGCCCGGTTCCGGAAACCGTGACGAGCGGGTCTTCGACGACCCCGACGCCTTCCGGATCGGACGCGACATCGGTTCCAAGCTGCTCAGTTTCGGCAGCGGCGCCCACTTCTGCCTCGGCGCACATCTGGCCCGGATGGAGGCCCGGGTGGCGCTCGACGAACTTTTCAGCCGGATCAGCGACTACCAGGTCGACGAGGCCAACGCCGTGCGGGTGCATTCATCCAACGTGCGCGGCTTCGCCGACCTCCCGATCACCGTCAAGGAGGCATAA
- a CDS encoding SDR family oxidoreductase yields the protein MPRFDPSPDRRPAIVTGASSGIGAATAEELARRGFPVALGARRTDKLADLVSKIRDNGGEAVAFPLDVTDADSVKSFVASSIDALGEIELLVSGAGDMFPGRIHELPTEAFNDQIQVHLIGANRLATAVLPDMVARQRGDVIFVGSDVALQQRPHMGAYGAAKAALVAMVHNLRMELEGTGVRASIVHPGPTLTEMGWKLSAEQVGPMLEDWAKWGQARHSYFLRPQDLARAIAFVAETPRGAHIVDMEVQPEAPLRDTDSDRQNLQLGEEGMPK from the coding sequence ATGCCACGTTTCGACCCATCCCCGGACCGGCGGCCCGCCATCGTCACTGGCGCATCCTCCGGTATCGGCGCCGCCACCGCAGAAGAATTGGCGCGCCGCGGATTCCCCGTCGCACTCGGTGCCCGACGTACCGACAAACTCGCCGACCTGGTCAGCAAGATCCGGGACAACGGCGGCGAGGCGGTCGCGTTCCCGCTCGACGTCACCGACGCCGACTCCGTGAAATCCTTTGTGGCGTCCAGCATCGATGCGTTGGGCGAGATCGAGTTGCTGGTCTCCGGTGCCGGCGACATGTTCCCCGGACGCATTCACGAGCTGCCCACCGAGGCGTTCAACGACCAGATCCAGGTACATCTGATCGGCGCCAACCGGCTGGCCACCGCGGTGCTGCCGGACATGGTCGCCCGCCAACGCGGCGACGTGATCTTCGTCGGCTCCGACGTGGCATTGCAGCAGCGTCCGCACATGGGCGCCTACGGCGCGGCCAAGGCCGCGCTGGTCGCGATGGTGCACAACCTGCGGATGGAGTTGGAGGGCACCGGAGTACGCGCTTCCATCGTCCACCCCGGTCCGACCCTGACCGAGATGGGCTGGAAGCTGTCCGCCGAGCAGGTGGGTCCGATGCTCGAGGACTGGGCCAAGTGGGGCCAGGCTCGGCACAGCTACTTCCTTCGGCCGCAAGACCTGGCTCGCGCCATCGCATTCGTCGCCGAAACTCCGCGCGGCGCGCACATCGTCGACATGGAGGTGCAGCCGGAGGCCCCGCTGCGCGACACCGACTCCGATCGCCAGAACCTGCAACTGGGCGAGGAAGGAATGCCGAAATGA
- a CDS encoding cytochrome P450: MALATEVPRVSGGEAEHGHLEEFRTDPIALMQRVRDECGDVGWFDLAGRKVVLLTGAEANEFFFRSTDDELDQAAAYPFMTPIFGNGVVFDAPPERRAEMLHNTALRGEHMKRHASTIEHEVRQMIADWGDEGEIDLLEFFAELTIYTSTACLIGRKFREELDNRFAQLYYELENGTDPLCYVDPYLPIESFRRRDEARVKLVELVQGIMNGRLANPESDKKRRDMIDVMVSIPDENGNPRFSADEITGIIISMMFAGHHTSSGTSAWTLIEMLRHPEAHAAVIKELDELYADGGEVSFHALRQIPNLENVLKETLRMHPPLIILMRVAKGEFEVCGYPIHEGDMVAASPAVSNRIPENFPEPNDFVPERYNEPREEDVIHRWTWIPFGAGRHRCVGAAFATMQIKAIFSVLLREYEFEMSQPPETYRNDHSKMVVQLARPAKVRYRRRSK; encoded by the coding sequence ATGGCGCTAGCCACTGAGGTTCCCCGGGTCTCCGGGGGCGAGGCCGAGCACGGCCACCTCGAAGAATTCCGCACCGACCCGATCGCGTTGATGCAGCGCGTGCGCGACGAATGCGGCGACGTCGGCTGGTTCGACCTGGCCGGGCGCAAGGTGGTGCTGCTGACCGGCGCCGAAGCCAACGAGTTCTTCTTCCGCTCCACCGACGACGAGCTCGACCAAGCCGCGGCCTACCCGTTCATGACCCCGATCTTCGGCAACGGCGTCGTGTTCGACGCTCCGCCGGAGCGACGCGCGGAGATGTTGCACAACACCGCACTTCGCGGCGAACACATGAAGCGTCACGCCAGCACCATCGAGCACGAAGTACGCCAGATGATCGCCGACTGGGGCGACGAGGGCGAAATCGACCTGCTGGAGTTCTTCGCCGAGCTGACCATCTACACCTCGACCGCGTGCCTGATCGGACGGAAGTTCCGCGAAGAACTCGACAACCGATTCGCCCAGCTGTACTACGAACTGGAGAACGGCACCGACCCGCTGTGCTACGTCGACCCGTACCTGCCGATCGAGAGCTTCCGTCGCCGCGACGAGGCCCGCGTCAAGCTGGTCGAACTGGTGCAGGGCATCATGAACGGCCGACTGGCCAACCCGGAGTCCGACAAGAAGCGCCGGGACATGATCGACGTCATGGTGTCGATCCCGGACGAGAACGGCAACCCGCGGTTCTCCGCCGACGAGATCACCGGGATCATCATCTCGATGATGTTCGCCGGGCATCACACCAGCTCGGGAACCAGCGCATGGACGCTGATCGAGATGCTGCGCCACCCGGAGGCTCACGCCGCGGTGATCAAAGAACTGGACGAGCTGTACGCCGACGGTGGCGAGGTGAGTTTCCATGCGCTGCGCCAGATTCCGAACCTAGAGAACGTGCTCAAAGAGACCCTGCGCATGCATCCGCCGCTGATAATTCTGATGCGGGTTGCCAAGGGCGAGTTCGAGGTCTGCGGCTACCCGATCCACGAAGGCGACATGGTGGCGGCTTCGCCGGCGGTCTCCAACCGGATTCCGGAGAACTTCCCCGAGCCCAACGACTTCGTTCCGGAGCGCTACAACGAACCGCGCGAAGAAGACGTCATCCACCGCTGGACGTGGATCCCGTTCGGGGCCGGTCGGCACCGCTGCGTGGGGGCGGCTTTCGCCACCATGCAGATCAAGGCGATCTTCTCGGTTCTGCTGCGCGAGTACGAGTTCGAGATGTCACAGCCGCCGGAGACCTACCGCAACGACCATTCCAAGATGGTGGTGCAACTGGCCCGCCCGGCCAAGGTGCGCTACCGCCGGCGCAGCAAGTAG
- a CDS encoding ferredoxin, which yields MGSYTVKVDLDLCQGHAMCELEAPDYFQVPKHGKVEILDSEPPDSDRRQIQAAVRSCPTRALSIEEKQD from the coding sequence ATGGGTAGCTACACAGTGAAGGTGGACCTGGACCTGTGCCAGGGCCACGCGATGTGCGAACTGGAGGCGCCCGACTACTTCCAGGTGCCCAAGCACGGCAAGGTCGAGATCCTCGACTCCGAACCACCCGACTCCGACCGCCGCCAGATCCAGGCAGCCGTACGGTCTTGTCCCACCCGAGCGTTGTCCATCGAAGAGAAACAGGATTGA